In Sulfurospirillum tamanense, one DNA window encodes the following:
- a CDS encoding nitrous oxide-stimulated promoter family protein, with the protein MKEEKFATDAATVLKFIALYCEDKHHDAPKTHHVWPLTYREKPLGEVEASLCVSCKETLEYSLARLQACPHEEKPSCRKCPAPCYDKPHWKLLARIMRHSGMKLGLLKIKKLFTRASTKP; encoded by the coding sequence ATGAAAGAGGAAAAATTTGCCACCGACGCGGCAACGGTGCTGAAGTTTATCGCACTGTATTGCGAGGACAAACACCACGACGCGCCCAAAACCCACCACGTCTGGCCTTTAACATACCGCGAAAAACCCCTAGGCGAGGTAGAAGCGTCCTTGTGTGTATCCTGTAAAGAAACCCTTGAGTACTCCCTTGCCCGCCTACAAGCCTGTCCCCACGAAGAAAAGCCCAGTTGCCGCAAATGCCCCGCACCCTGCTACGACAAACCGCACTGGAAGCTTTTGGCGCGCATCATGCGGCACAGCGGCATGAAACTGGGGCTTTTAAAAATCAAAAAACTTTTTACGAGAGCTTCCACAAAGCCCTAA